GCCATTCGTTTTAATTATGTCTTTTATCTCAGCTGCAAGAACTTCTGCCTTTGCTTTGAATTTTTCTTTCAATGGATCCATGAATAAGTAATTTAAGGTTACTAATTTACAATCTGCTCTATAATAATCAAAGTAAAATGCGTTTATTTTACAATATTTTATGTTTGTGCCAAAAAAGGCCTGATTTAATAAAATGAATTAAAGGGGATTTGATTAATGATAATAAAAAATCTAAATTTAATTTAAAAACAGGTAATACATGTATTAGGAATTGTTTTAATATTGTTATAGTTTATAAATTCGGTAAATATTACGAATAGGCGCATAAAATGTATGATGAAAAAAAACAACTTACTTAGAAATACTATTGGGATATTTTTTCTTTCGATTTTTTTTAATCTTCGTTCTCAAAATCTGGTTTGGGCTCGTGCTTGTGGCGGCAATGTAGCCGACTTAGCCAGGAGCCTTGCCGTAGATGCTTCCGGTAATGTGTTTTATACCGGCGTTTTTGAAGGTATTGTAGATTTTGATCCGGGGCCTGGAACCTTTACCTTGAGTTCTTTAGGAACGGTTGATGTTTTTGTCGCAAAATTAGATGCAGCCGGAAATTTTGTTTGGGCGAAAGCAATTGGTGGAGTTTCAACTGACGCTGCTTTTTCTATAGCCTTAGATGCTAACGCTAATGTTTATATATCCGGTTCATTTTCAGGTTCTGTAGATTTTGATCCGGGACCCGGCACATATAATATGACTTCCGCAGCTTCAAGTTACGATGCTTTTTTATTAAAACTGGATGCGGCCGGAAATTTTGTTTGGTCACATCGTTTTGGAAGTAATGATAGCGACCATGGCTTTGCTTTAACGGCAGATGCAAGCGGTAATGTTTTTATGACCGGATATTTTAATCAAACGGTAGATTTTGATCCCGGTTTAGGAACATACAATTTGGTTTCGGGTGTTATTGACGATATTTATGTGGTTAAACTGGATGCAACCGGAAATTTTGTTTGGGCCAGAGCTGTTGGGGGGAATGATGTTGATGCGGGTTACGGAATAACACTAGATGGCGCCGGTAATGTTTTGGTAACCGGAGCTTTTAATGCAAGTGTTGATTTTGATCCCGGTATAGGAATTTTTAATCTCACTTCTGCAGGGTCAACTGATGCTTTTGTTTTAAAATTGAATAGTTCAGGTGATTTTGTTTGGGCAAGATCTTTTGGAGGCTCTAGTAGTGATGAAGCCCGGTCTATAGCCACTGATGCGGCTAATAATGTGGTTACAACCGGTTTTTTTGAGTTGAATGTTGACTTTGATCCGGGTCTTGGTTTATATGTATTAGGTTCTAATGGTGTTTTAGATGCTTTTGTTTCAAAGTTAGATGCCGGCGGAAATTTTATATGGGCTAACAATATAGGCGGAAGCGGTAATGATGCGGGCTATGGGGTTTGTATTGATGCAGGAAGTAATATTTATACTTGTGGATACTTTAGTTCTACAGTGGATTTTGATATAGGCTTAAACACGTATACTTTGTCATCTGCCGGTGCCGGGGATGTTTATCTTAACCGCTTTGATGCATCCGGTAGTTTTGTGTGGGCAAAATCATTTGGTGATGTAGGAAATGATCAGGGTTATGCAATAGCAACAAACACCAGTAACAATATTTACAGTTGTGGTAATTTTCAAGGGTCGGTTGATTTTGACCCGAATGCAGGTGTTACCACTTTAGCAAGTGTTGGAGGTGAAGATTTGTTTGTGCATAAAATGTGTCAAATTCCAATGAATATAGGTGCTATAAATGGAACTACCCTTTTGTGTTCGGGTCAAACTAATATTTATAGTGTAACTGCAGTTTCAGGAGCCACTACTTATTCATGGAATTTAGCAGGAGGATGGAGTGGAAGCAGTACAAGCACATCCATTAGTGCCACTTCCGGATCCAGCGGCATATTTACAGTAAGCGCTGGTAATAGCTGTGGATTTTCCTTGCCTCAAAATATTACCGTGAGCGTGAATCCAACACCAAGCGTTAATATTTCCGGTAGTAATACATTATGTTTGGGCGCATCTATTTCATTAACTGCTTCCGGGGCGAACACTTATTCCTGGAGTAATGGGGCAACTACTGCAATTGTAGCTTTAAATCCCATTGTAACATCAACTTATAGTGTTATTGGCACATCTTCAATAAGTAATTGCAGTAATACGGCTCAAACCACTTTAACTGTTGTTACTTGTGTTGGATTGATTGATCGGAATGGGTTGTTAGGTCAATTAAGGGTATTTCCCAACCCTTCCGGTGGAGAATTTCAAATTGAATATATGGATTTGATGGATGTTAAAGTGGAAATTCAAAATATAATGGGTAAGATTGTGTATTGCACCGACTTAAAAACTTCATATATGAGTATTAAACACCTCGGAAAAGGTGTTTACTTCTGTAAATTTTTTCGAGAGAATGAATCCAGAACTATAAAAATCCTTATTGAATAATACTTTTTCTTTAAAAGAAATTTAATATTCCTCAATACAATTAAGGTACAAAACGTAATGCGGTACCTAAGTATCTGGCCGAATTACCAAGCATCTCTTCAATTCTTAATAATTGATTGTATTTCGCAATCCGATCACTTCTGCTGGCTGAACCGGTTTTTATTTGTCCGCAACTCAACGCTACAGCTAAATCAGCTATTGTTGTATCTTCTGTTTCGCCGCTTCGATGACTCATTACTGACGTATATGAATTAGTGTGTGCTGTTTGGACTGCGTTAATAGTTTCAGTTAAAGTTCCTATTTGATTTACTTTAACTAAAATAGAATTAGCAACACCTTTAGAAATTCCATCAATTAAACGATTTTCATTAGTTACAAATAAATCATCGCCTACTAATTGTATTTTATCTCCTAATTTTTGAGTTAATTTAAACCAACCGTCCCAATCATCTTCTGCCAAACCATCTTCAATAGAAAGTATGGGATATTTTTTACACCAGTCGGCCCAAAAATCTACTAATTGATCGGAAGTTAATTTATCTCCTGTTGATTTTTTTAAATCGTACACTTTTTCTTTAGCGTTATAAAATTCAGAGGAAGCTGCATCCATGGCAATAAACATATTTTCACCCGGTTTGTATCCTGCTTTTTCTATGGCCTGAATAACTGCTTTTATAGCGTCTTCGTTATTTTTAAAATTTGGCGCAAAACCTCCTTCGTCGCCTACATTAGTTCCCATATTTTTACTCTTCAGCACTGCTTTTAAGTGATGGAAAACTTCGGTTCCCATTCTCAATCCATCCGCAAAACTTTCAGCACCAACAGGCATTATCATAAACTCCTGAAAATCTATTCCATTGTCGGCATGTGAACCTCCGTTTAAAATGTTCATCATCGGTATCGGTAATAAATTAGCATTTACTCCGCCAACATATTTAAACAAGGGTAATCCAGCCTCTGCAGCCGCTGCTTTTGCAACGGCTAATGATACACCTAATATTGCATTAGCGCCTAAATTCGATTTATTTTCTGTACCGTCTAAGCCTATTAATGTTGCATCAATCTGAGTTTGATCCATAACATACATGCCTTTCAAATTCTCTTGAATAATGGTATTTACATTGTTAACCGCTTTAAAAACACCTTTTCCTAAATATTGCGTTTTATCGTTATCTCTTAATTCTACGGCTTCATGCGTTCCAGTAGACGCTCCGGATGGAACAGCAGCGCGTCCGGTTGCACCATTTTCTGTAACTACATCTACTTCAATAGTAGGATTTCCTCTTGAATCTAAAATTTGTCGGGCATTAATAGCACTAATAAAAGTCATATACTTGTTTTTTATTGAGCAACAAAATTAACCAAATTATATTGTTTGATTTCACATCTTTTTAACACAACAATTGCAGATTTTAATACTATTTAAACTTTTCTTACGTTTACAGTCAGAGAATCATGCTTTTAAATCTAATAACCAGATATTTTTTCATATTTGCATCCCTCATGCTTTTTTTGTTATCCTGCAAAAAAGATAAGTTTATTACCGATTCTGCCGCTAAAGTTCATTTTTCTCAAGATTCTGTATTATTTGATACCGTGTTTACAACCATTGGCTCGGCAACAAAAAATATCCGGGTTATCAACAAGAATAAACAGAAAATTAAAATTACCCAAATCAGATTAGCTAAAGGTAATTCTTCGCAATTTATTATTAATGTAGACGGCTTAAAAGGCACAGTATTCAATGATTTAGAAATTGCAGCAAATGATAGCATGTATATTTTTATTCAGGTTAATGTAAATCCAACAAATATAAATTCCCCGGCCATTGTAACTGATAATATTGAGTTTAATGTAAACGGAAATCAGCAAATAGTTGTATTGGAAGCCTGGGGACAAGACGCTTATTATCATAAAACAACAAATGCTTTATACTTTAAAGACGGGAATTATATACCTTATTCAACGGTAGATACGCTACAAGCTTCTTATGACAAAATTGGAAATGATTATGTTTGGAAAAATGATAAGCCGCACATTGTTTATGGATATTTAGTAGTTGATGAAGGTCAAAAATTGGTTATTAACGCGGGTACAAGAGTTTATTTTAATTACAAAGCCGGATTGTGGGTATATAGGTATGGAGAATTAAGAGTGTACGGTCAAAAAGGAAATGAAGTAATTTTTCAGGGAGTAAGAAGAGAAGCAGATTATGCAGATGAACCCGGACAATGGGATAGAATTTGGATAAACGAAGGAAGTACAAATAATACAATAGATTATGCTATTATAAAAAATGGATTTATTGGCATTCAGGCTGAATTACTAGGTGATACATTAGGAGTTAAAAACCGCTTAAGACTTACCAATACTAAAATTCAAAACATGAGTATGTGGGGATTATATTGTTTGGCATATAATGTGTATGCCGCCAATAACTCCATTAATAATTGTCAGGAGCATAGTTTGAATGTTTTGTTGGGCGGAAACTATAATTTCATTCACAATACCTTTGCTAATTTTTGGGAAAAAGAAGGGGCACGTGAAAAACCGGCCGTATTTTTAAATAATCATGCCGGTACCCAAGTACTACCATTGGATACGTTTAATTTTATTAATTGTATAATAGATGGGAAATTGAGTAATGAATTTCAATTAGACTTTGATTACAGTGACGTTAATCGACAACCTAAACATAAATTTAATAGCTGCTGGATGAAGACAACTTTGGATGTAAGTGATGTAAGCCATTATAATGAAATAAGAGTAGGGAGTACTTCAATTGAGTATGAGGACAAAGCCAATTATTTATTTCAACCCAAAAGCGGACAAAATCAGGTTAAGAATTTCAATAGTACAGTAGCACAAAATAATGCCACAATATTTCCTTTGGATATTAAAATGAATGCCAGAAATACAAGCAGTGTAACTGCTGGCGCGTATGAGTTCAATTAATTATTCGTCGAACTATTTTTACTATTAATCTTTTTTAATAACACATTAATCTATAAACTCCTTCATTCATCAGTTTCTAAACCGTATTAGCATAACTCATTCGTTTGTTGTACTATTTTTTAAAAATTTGGGCTTTTAAAATTGTATTTTGCATAACTATTTAAAGCCTTTATTAATGAAACCAATTTTATCACCCTTTAAATTTTCAACTCAAACTTTTATTTTTTTCTCCTTTTTTATTTCAATCATTTTTTTCTCAGGTTGTAAAAAGAAAGATCCTAAAATTGAATTGGTAGCAAATAATAATGCACCTTACTATGATAAAGTGCCCAGAGTGAAAATTGAAAATTATGTAAATCGTTTATTTATTGATATTATTGGAAGAGAGCCTTTTGATGCGGAAATGCAGGCTGAAACGGATAACTTAATTGCTAATAATTTAGCTATCTCCACAAGAGAATCTTTAATTTACAAACTTCAATTAGACACAACACATAGGGCCGGCGATTCTTCATTTGCCATTGCTGCTAATACTCGTATTTATGATTTACTTACTGTAAGATTATGCGAAGGATTTTCTACACCAGATTTTTTATTTTATAAAGGATTGCAGGACTTTGGTAATATACAGGATTCCATTTTAGGTAATTGGGCAGAATTTTACGCAGGTAAGAAAAATTCTTATGATTTAGCCAGAGCCGCCAATGCCAAATGGCTTTATTTACACGACTCTATTGAGATTGAAGAATACTGTGCCATTTTGATTAATAATACGCTCACTTTTACAAAAACAGATTCATACATGGGTAATGAAGATAATACCATTAAATATACATTCAACGATTTATTGTTTAGGCAATATACTTTAAATGAATTTGAAATTTCCAGAGAAATGATTTTATTCGGTAAGTCAGGAATATTATTTGGTCGATCAGGCCACAGTAAAGGAGACTACTTTGAAATACTAACGCACAGTAACGAGTTTTATGAAGGCACTGTAAGGTGGTTATATAAAACTTTTTTGGCTAGATTTCCAAATACGCAAGAGGTAATTGAAGGTATGACTTCATTGCCAAACGATAAAGACATATTTAAAATTCAAAGAAACATTTTAAAATCCGACGAGTATGCAAATTTTTTCTAAACAACGATTATTGGTAGTACTGATAGCATCAGTATTATTTTCCATAACATCTTGTAAAAAACCAAAAACAGAATACCAATACGGTGTGAACAATGAAAATTTGTTACCTCCTAACGTAAACAAAACGAGGTTAAAAACAACAGATCAGTACATTTCAATTTTGTATGCCAATTTGTTTCAAAAAGCCTTATCATCAAATAATATTTTTGCTATTTCACAAGCATTCGATTCAGTTGGCGATCAAATTCTGGCCCGTCAGCTTTTAATTGCCAACTTGATGAAAAAACCTGGAGTGAAAATTCCAACTGTGACCGAAATGAATGCCGATTTGAATACGTTCATTACTGACACATACGTTCGCTTTTATGTTAGAAAACCATCGGAGGCAGAAAAAGAATATTTAAAACAATTCATTACAGCAGATCCTAATGTTACACCGGAATTGGTGTATATGTCCTTTGCACTTTCTGATGAATACATGTATTATTAATAAGTAATTATATTTCAATAAATGAAAAGAAGAGAATTTATTAAAAAAGTAGGGTTAACCACCGCAGGTACGCTGGTATCTCCTTATATTTTACCTACCGGAACTTTATTTCCGCGTACAAATGTGCAGAGAGCGCAACACGTGGTTTTAGTTATGTTTGCCGGTGGTGTTCGTCATCAGGAATCTGCTTTGCAAGGTTATTTGCAATTGGGACAAGGATTAAAAATTCCTTCTTTAAATAATCCCGATAACGCCGGTAACATAATGCCGAACATTTTTAATGGATCAGCCCCGGATTCTAATAAAACTCCAATTGTATATGGTTCCGGATTAACCGGAGCAAATCCAATTCCAGCCATATTAAATCCGGCTAACTCCATTCAATCCAAAGGCACTTCATTTAAAGAAGTTCGTTGCATAACAGCAGGACATTATGACGGATGGACAGCATTATTGCAGGGTAATAGAGTAGCTTCTCAAGGGTTAAAACAAAAACCATTATATCCTACAATTTTTGAATATGTAAGAAGAGAAATGGGGTTACCCGCAACTAAAGTTTGGTTTGTTGGTAATGGTATTGGTGCTTCAGTTCCTTTATTAAATTACAGTGAGCATCCAAATTTCGGTGCTAAATATGGAGCTAATTTCTTTGCTCCAAGTGTAACATTTGGTAATCAAGGACAAGCTTGGTATTCTGATGCAAAAGTGTATCATCCGGATGATGAATTATCTCCAATGTATAAAATGAAAGCTTTTTTAGATAATAATTTCTCCAACATTGGAAAATCATTACCTGATTTAAAAAATACAGAAGCAGAAAAGTATGACATTCATAATTTCATGAAGTCAATGTTCACTAAAACCCAAACAAATTCTGTTGTTATGCCTCCGGGCGCAAGTAATGGTGATGCAAGAACCATTGGATATACAGCAGAATTACTAAAGTATTTTAAACCTACTTTAACCGTTGTGAATTTAGGTGCAGTTGATACATGTCATCAAAATTATACCAGTTATTTACAAAATTTACATATTGCAGATCACTCTGTAGGATTTTTATGGAATTATATCCAGACTCAAATTCCGGAAATGTCGAATAATACAATCATGTTAATTGCTCCTGAATGCGGTCGTGACTTAAATCCAAATCCGATAAAAGACGATAATAACTATTTCGCGTATGATCATTCCGACGCTAATTCATTGCGTTCTTTCACTTCATTAATCGGAGCAGACGTTCCTCAAGATTTAGTAAAGGGCGATGCTAATAACCCATTAGGTTTAAATACGAATGTTGTACCTACCATAGCTGATATTTTAGGAATTAAACAAAATGTACAAGATTATGGATTCTTGTACAATGGATCCTTAGGACAAACCAAATCATTTTATGAATTAATGTAATCCTGCAATTAAAAAATGAAAAAGAATATTTTATTTTTACTGTTTTCTCTCACGTTTGTTTTTTTGGCGTGTAAAAAAGATGAAGAAGTACCGGCTAATCCCTTTGATGATCCTTCCTTAGCGGCCCCGGAAGTTCCGCCTTCTACTTACAATCCAAGCGCAACTTCATTCGAATATATTTATAAAAATGTATTTAATGTAACCTGTAACAATTCTAATTGCCATGATGGTAATTTTGAACCGGATTTCAGAAATATAAGTAGTGCTTACAATACTTTGGTGTATGCGCCGGCAATTATTAAACCTGTTGGGGGTAGTTATCAATATAGAGTAGTTCCGGGTAATTCTGCGCTCTCTATTCTTCGTCATCGATTAACACAAACGCCCGGATCAGGTATTGGTACCTTAGGGCAGGGTAGAATGCCCTGGAATGATACCAGTTGGATGTTTGTTGCGCAACATGCAACTTATATTCAAAATATCACCGACTGGATTAATGCCGGCGCTAAAGATGTTTTCGGAAATACTGCAATTATAGGCAATAAACAACCTAATACTTTGGGATTACAAGTTTGTAACACCGGAAATTCTACTCCAATATTGCGTCCAAAATATATTAATATTTCAAAAAATAATGGCCCCGTTGATATTTGGTTATATATAAAAGATTTTGAAACGGCAGATCAAAATTTAACCAATGCTGAAATTAAATTTAGTACAAACAGATACGATTTCTCAAATGCTATATCTGCACCAATAAACTATGTGGCCGCTGGTAATACATATTTAGATATGACCTTAACAGATAACGTACAGTACAATTATAAGCTTACAAATTTTAATTTAAATACCGTATTGCCTGATACCGGATATATATTTATGCGCACCTATATTAAGGATCCGGATCATGCAACACCTTCTGAAACACCTAATGATGGTTCTAAATATTATACAAATTATTTTATCATTCATATTATTCCTTAGTAATGAAAAAGACAAATTTTAAATTAGTAGCCGGAATAATTATTATGGGTAGTTTTCTTCAATCTTGTAAAAAGAAGGAAGAACCGGCTCCGGCACCTGAACCTGAAATTGAATTAATTTCTGTAACGCCCACAACGCTCACACAATATTCTCAGTTTATTGACGTGAAAATAAAATACAAAGATAATAACGGCGATTTAGGAGACGCTTCTCCTGAAGTACATTCCGTAGAAGTTAAAGATTCCAGATTGCAAAATCCGGATACTTACCATTTAAAACCACTTGCTCCCAGTTCTGATAAAAACATTCCGATTGAAGGAGAAGTAACTATTAAATTAAATACGCTTTTTCTTTTAGGTCAGGGTAATTCAGAAATTACCACATTAAAAATTAAAATAAAAGACAGAGCCGGAAATTGGAGTAATGAAATTAGCTCACCCAGCATTACCATTAATAAATAATTGAAAAAAAATAGAAATACAGTTTTTACTAAAAAATTGAATATTTCAATTCTGTTTTTATTTTTTGCTTTTTTAGTAAAAGGTCAGGTTCCTAATCACAATATCGGAACTTATACAGTTACCGATTGTCGGGCCAAATTTTACGATGATGGTGGACCAACTCAACCGTATTTATCTGTATTAAATACTACCACAACACATACATTTTGCATATTTATTGGTAGTCAAATTACTATGACATTTAATCCTTCACCTGCTCAAACTCAAATACAGGCAGGAGATTTTATTTCATTTTATAATGGAGCCACTACAGGAGCTCCATTAATTGCCGGACCTTTTACTGCAACTAACGCAATACCTCCGATTGTTGCACCTTCAGGAAGTTTAACGGTTTACTGGACTGAAAATGGAAACACGGTTGGTCACGGTTGGGATGCAGGTTGGTATTCTTTATCTATCCCACCAGCCCCACCTTTAGCATCTTTAGCCGCAATTCCATTATGTAATGCAACTCAGTTTACTTTAAATACAAGTAACGGAATCGCCTGCGACTCGGTTAAAAACAATTATTTTTTGGTGAATGGTCCAATTACTCCGGGAATCGCAACGGTAATTCCTGTTGGATGTAATAATGGTACAACAAACGTAATACAAGTTGTTTTACAGAATCCACTAAGTCAAAATTGTACTTACACAGTCAATTCAACTTTATTCCGCCATGATAATTGCGATAGTGCCTATAAATTTTTGAATATTGTGAATACTTTTTCTATTTCTGATTGTCCTATACAGGCCAGTATTACAGCTTTACCAACCAATACGGTTTGTTCTTACAATTGCAGCGCCACACTCACCGCCGTTAGTCCCGCCACTAATTGTCTAAATTTTTCTTATCAATGGAATCAGGGATTACCACCTACTGCTGGTCCACATGCAGTTTGTCCAACAGTAACTACTGTTTATTCTTGTACGATGACAGAGCTTTCTTCATTAGTACAAACTGTAATTACTAGAACAATTTACGCCATTGATCCGCAAATAAATCCGGTACCAAATCCTACAGTTTGTCAATCTAATCCGAATTTTAATTTAACTGGAACTCCTATTGGCGGAACCTGGTCAGGTCCCGGAATTACCAATACTGTAAATGGAACTTTTTGTCCCGCTTGTACAGGGGCGGGAGTTAAGAATATTATTTACACGGTAGGGAATTGTACCACATCCATTCAATTAACAGTAATCCAAATTAGCGCGGGTAGTTCTGATGCCGCTTGCTTAGGAGCACCACCCTTCACGGTTTCAGGCGGATCGCCAGGTGGTGGAATTTGGTATGGCAATCCCAATATTAGTTCTGCCGGTGTTTTTACTCCATCTTCTGTTGGTGCTTTCACAGTACTATACACAGTTGGTCCATGTACATCAACTCCAAAAACAATAAATGTTACTAATGCAATTGTTGTACCAACTGTTGCAATTGATTTGTGCAAATCACAATGGTGGACAAGATTTTATTTAGGATATGGTATAACTCCATTTGGTGGCCGATATTCAAAAGCTGGCCCAGGTATTACTAATAATGTGCTTGGACAATTTAGTCCTTCCTTAGCCGGAGTTGGGTCACATATTATAACTTACTCCTTATTGAGTGGTTGTTCAGCAACATTTGAAGTTAATGTATTAGATATTGATGTCAGTCCTTCAAGCGCCACAACTTGTCCAAATGCACCACCTTTTATTCCTACTTCAACAGCAACACCTGCCGGAGGAACCTGGAGTTGTATCACTGCCGGTTCTATTCAAAATCCTACAACCGGATTATATAATCCTTCTTTTAGCAGTACAAGTTCACATACTGATATTTTAGTTTATACAGCTACTAACGGTTGTCGAGATACCTTATCCATGAAAGCTATACAAACCGCAATTACTGCTGATAGTCTTTTCTTTTGTGAAAGCAGCAGTCAATTACAATTAAGCAACAACTTAGTTAATTTTACATATACCCCACCTGGTGGAGTTTATAACGGGCCGGGTGTAAGTTTATCAGGTCCAAATTATTTCTTTAATCCAACTACAGCAGGTCCCGGAGTGCACACCGTTTATTACGATAATAACAGCTGTATAGACTCGGTTAAAATGGTTGTTTATCCATCAATATTAAGCAATGCCGATCGAACTATATGTTCTACGCATCCTACATTTGTAATTGCTCCGTTACCCCCGGGTTTAAATTGGACAGGATTAGGTGTAACCAATCCAACCTTGGGTATATTTGATCCGAGTTCAGTATTGGCCGGCAATTCGTACACCGTTAGTTATTCGCCTAAGTCGCCTTTAACCTGCAGTAATTCAGCCGTTATCAATGTTTATCAATTTATTCCGGCTGATATTAATGGATTAAATGCGAATTATTGTTTTACTGACAATAACATTACATTCACAACAAATCCGCCGAACGGAACATTAACAGCTCCAGCCACAATTACTAATAATATTATGAATCCATCAGTTGTAGGAACAGGTTCTTTTTATGTGTTATATACTTTTGGTGAAGGGCAATGTCATACCCGCGATTCAATTAAAGTAAACGTTTATCCACAACTTACAGCAACACTTAATTCCACAAAATCTTCCATGTGTTTAGGTGAATCATCTCAGCTTACTATACAAGCTTCAGGTGGATTACCTACAGTAACTAATTATACGTATACTTGGAGTCATGGATTAATTCCGATTAATAATCACAATGTTATTCCGAATACGACTACAACCTATACCGTATTAGCAGAAGATGGTTGTTCTGACCCTGTAACTTTGAGCGTGACCATAAATGTATTTCCTAATTATTATGCGAGCTTTGTT
This sequence is a window from Sphingobacteriaceae bacterium. Protein-coding genes within it:
- a CDS encoding T9SS type A sorting domain-containing protein, translated to MMKKNNLLRNTIGIFFLSIFFNLRSQNLVWARACGGNVADLARSLAVDASGNVFYTGVFEGIVDFDPGPGTFTLSSLGTVDVFVAKLDAAGNFVWAKAIGGVSTDAAFSIALDANANVYISGSFSGSVDFDPGPGTYNMTSAASSYDAFLLKLDAAGNFVWSHRFGSNDSDHGFALTADASGNVFMTGYFNQTVDFDPGLGTYNLVSGVIDDIYVVKLDATGNFVWARAVGGNDVDAGYGITLDGAGNVLVTGAFNASVDFDPGIGIFNLTSAGSTDAFVLKLNSSGDFVWARSFGGSSSDEARSIATDAANNVVTTGFFELNVDFDPGLGLYVLGSNGVLDAFVSKLDAGGNFIWANNIGGSGNDAGYGVCIDAGSNIYTCGYFSSTVDFDIGLNTYTLSSAGAGDVYLNRFDASGSFVWAKSFGDVGNDQGYAIATNTSNNIYSCGNFQGSVDFDPNAGVTTLASVGGEDLFVHKMCQIPMNIGAINGTTLLCSGQTNIYSVTAVSGATTYSWNLAGGWSGSSTSTSISATSGSSGIFTVSAGNSCGFSLPQNITVSVNPTPSVNISGSNTLCLGASISLTASGANTYSWSNGATTAIVALNPIVTSTYSVIGTSSISNCSNTAQTTLTVVTCVGLIDRNGLLGQLRVFPNPSGGEFQIEYMDLMDVKVEIQNIMGKIVYCTDLKTSYMSIKHLGKGVYFCKFFRENESRTIKILIE
- the eno gene encoding phosphopyruvate hydratase, with product MTFISAINARQILDSRGNPTIEVDVVTENGATGRAAVPSGASTGTHEAVELRDNDKTQYLGKGVFKAVNNVNTIIQENLKGMYVMDQTQIDATLIGLDGTENKSNLGANAILGVSLAVAKAAAAEAGLPLFKYVGGVNANLLPIPMMNILNGGSHADNGIDFQEFMIMPVGAESFADGLRMGTEVFHHLKAVLKSKNMGTNVGDEGGFAPNFKNNEDAIKAVIQAIEKAGYKPGENMFIAMDAASSEFYNAKEKVYDLKKSTGDKLTSDQLVDFWADWCKKYPILSIEDGLAEDDWDGWFKLTQKLGDKIQLVGDDLFVTNENRLIDGISKGVANSILVKVNQIGTLTETINAVQTAHTNSYTSVMSHRSGETEDTTIADLAVALSCGQIKTGSASRSDRIAKYNQLLRIEEMLGNSARYLGTALRFVP
- a CDS encoding gliding motility-associated C-terminal domain-containing protein, producing MKKNRNTVFTKKLNISILFLFFAFLVKGQVPNHNIGTYTVTDCRAKFYDDGGPTQPYLSVLNTTTTHTFCIFIGSQITMTFNPSPAQTQIQAGDFISFYNGATTGAPLIAGPFTATNAIPPIVAPSGSLTVYWTENGNTVGHGWDAGWYSLSIPPAPPLASLAAIPLCNATQFTLNTSNGIACDSVKNNYFLVNGPITPGIATVIPVGCNNGTTNVIQVVLQNPLSQNCTYTVNSTLFRHDNCDSAYKFLNIVNTFSISDCPIQASITALPTNTVCSYNCSATLTAVSPATNCLNFSYQWNQGLPPTAGPHAVCPTVTTVYSCTMTELSSLVQTVITRTIYAIDPQINPVPNPTVCQSNPNFNLTGTPIGGTWSGPGITNTVNGTFCPACTGAGVKNIIYTVGNCTTSIQLTVIQISAGSSDAACLGAPPFTVSGGSPGGGIWYGNPNISSAGVFTPSSVGAFTVLYTVGPCTSTPKTINVTNAIVVPTVAIDLCKSQWWTRFYLGYGITPFGGRYSKAGPGITNNVLGQFSPSLAGVGSHIITYSLLSGCSATFEVNVLDIDVSPSSATTCPNAPPFIPTSTATPAGGTWSCITAGSIQNPTTGLYNPSFSSTSSHTDILVYTATNGCRDTLSMKAIQTAITADSLFFCESSSQLQLSNNLVNFTYTPPGGVYNGPGVSLSGPNYFFNPTTAGPGVHTVYYDNNSCIDSVKMVVYPSILSNADRTICSTHPTFVIAPLPPGLNWTGLGVTNPTLGIFDPSSVLAGNSYTVSYSPKSPLTCSNSAVINVYQFIPADINGLNANYCFTDNNITFTTNPPNGTLTAPATITNNIMNPSVVGTGSFYVLYTFGEGQCHTRDSIKVNVYPQLTATLNSTKSSMCLGESSQLTIQASGGLPTVTNYTYTWSHGLIPINNHNVIPNTTTTYTVLAEDGCSDPVTLSVTINVFPNYYASFVTTPKVCYGLNGQATVNITPSDNYSYTWNTNPVQTGSILTGTSGKSYQLSIVNTASGCKKDTSIKIPGYDAIKALFSPNPNLSCIPFDENTVSFIDLSNGGSSGMWTFDGTTKTYSPGVGFSHEFKNPGNYTVKLLVSNEGNCTDEFTLPICILENTDIFIPDIFSPNNDGANDVLFVRGNGIKELQFAIYDRWGSKVFESKDKLMGWDGTINGKPAEPGTYAYFLIVKMNNDKEIKQKGDVTLIR